A region from the Falco rusticolus isolate bFalRus1 chromosome 4, bFalRus1.pri, whole genome shotgun sequence genome encodes:
- the GPR62 gene encoding LOW QUALITY PROTEIN: G-protein coupled receptor 62 (The sequence of the model RefSeq protein was modified relative to this genomic sequence to represent the inferred CDS: inserted 9 bases in 8 codons) has protein sequence MASRMGLNTTDSLELLSVPEQSIAQEVVGLLCMVLLTLTALVANTVVMVVILKTPLLRKFIFVCHLCVVDLLSAIFLMPLGIISSSSCFNRVIYSIAECQGLIFLNICFISASILTISIISVERYYYIVHPXRYEVKMTIRLAVAGVIFIWVKSVLITVLALXWWPQGNGXTSASRCTVYWSPGAHKKIFMIIFSIVCFVLPTIIILAVYCSVYRVARMASLQHMPXPSTGSCTRHRSDSIASQVTIITTRNLPLPRLMPERFLGSNKAILTLVLIVGQFLCCWLPXFAFHLHSSVTTGTVGGGHGEMVVTWIXYSSFAINPFFYGLLNRQIREELXRLRRSCLNRPLGQELCLSVSEASIQENFLQFLQRATCTLETHASCISPXPRNRLDQTKMGFPIPGQVPEEST, from the exons ATGGCGAGCCGAATGGGGCTGAACACCACGGACAGCCTAGAGCTGCTCTCTGTCCCCGAGCAGTCCATTGCCCAGGAGGTGGTGGGCCTCCTCTGCATGGTCCTGCTCACCCTCACCGCCCTGGTGGCCAACACGGTGGTGATGGTCGTCATTCTCAAAACCCCCCTTCTCAGGAAGTTCATCTTCGTCTGCCACCTCTGTGTGGTCGACCTCCTCTCTGCCATTTTCCTCATGCCCTTGGGGATcatctccagctcctcctgcttcAACAGGGTGATCTACAGCATTGCCGAGTGCCAGGGCTTGATATTCCTGAATATCTGTTTCATCAGTGCCTCCATCCTCACCATCTCGATCATCAGCGTGGAGCGGTACTACTACATTGTCCACC TGAGGTATGAGGTCAAGATGACCATCAGGCTGGCGGTGGCCGGAGTGATCTTCATTTGGGTCAAGTCTGTTCTCATCACTGTCTTGGCAC GGTGGTGGCCTCAAGGCAACG CCACCAGTGCCAGCCGCTGTACAGTCTACTGGAGCCCTGGGGCTCACAAGAAGATTTTTATGATCATCTTCAGCATTGTCTGCTTTGTTCTGCCTACCATCATCATCTTGGCTGTCTACTGCAGTGTCTACCGCGTGGCCCGGATGGCATCCCTGCAGCACAtgcc gcccagcacaggcagctgcacgAGGCACCGATCTGACTCCATCGCCAGCCAAGTGACCATCATCACCACCAGGAACCTGCCACTGCCCAGGCTGATGCCAGAGCGCTTTCTGGGAAGCAACAAGGCCATCCTCACCTTGGTCCTCATTGTGGGGCAGTtcttgtgctgctggctgc tttTTGCTTTCCACTTGCACTCCTCTGTCACAACTGGCACAGTGGGTGGTGGGCATGGGGAAATGGTGGTCACCTGGA GCTACTCCTCCTTTGCCATCAATCCCTTCTTCTATGGGCTGCTGAACCGCCAGATCCGGGAGGAGC GCCGGCTCCGGCGCAGCTGTCTCAACCGGCCGCTGGGCCAGGAGCTCTGCCTTTCTGTCTCGGAGGCTTCCATCCAGGAAAACTTCTTGCAGTTCCTTCAGAGAGCGACTTGCACGCTGGAGACCCATGCCAGCTGCATCAGCC AGCCCAGGAACAGGCTGGACCAGACCAAGATGGGCTTCCCCATCCCAGGTCAAGTTCCTGAAGAAAGCACCTGA
- the LOC119147743 gene encoding poly(rC)-binding protein 4-like isoform X3 — protein MARRSAASLARKERLLRGYESSARITISEGSCPERITTITGSTDAVFRAVSMIAFKLEEDLGAGGDGAAGRSPVTLRLVIPASQCGSLIGKAGTKIREIRESTGAQVQVAGDLLPNSTERAVTVSGVPDTIIQCVRQICAVILESPPKGATIPYHPGLSLGTILLSANQGFSMQGQYSGVSPAEVTKLQQLSGHTLPFASLGHAPSMVPGLDTSSQSSSQEFLVPNDLIGCIIGRHGSKISEIRQMSGAHIKIGNQTEGSSERHVTITGTPVSITLAQYLITACLETAKSTSQASPGPGSMDLGMGFSQPLAPGSGAALPAVAPAPPALLGTPYTISLSNFIGLKPVSFLALSPSSVAGPNGGTATYTTKISAANGTKKADRQKFSPY, from the exons ATGGCAAG gagATCGGCAGCATCATTGGCAAG AAAGGAGAGACTGTTAAGAGGATACGAGAGCAG TGCGCGCATCACCATCTCGGAGGGGTCCTGCCCTGAGCGCATCACCACCATCACCGGCTCCACTGACGCTGTATTCCGCGCTGTGTCCATGATCGCCTTCAAGCTGGAGGAG GACCTGGGAGCAGGGGGTGATGGGGCAGCAGGCAGATCGCCGGTGACACTGCGCCTCGTCATCCCGGCCAGCCAGTGTGGCTCACTCATCGGCAAGGCAGGAACTAAGATCCGGGAGATCCGGGAG AGCACAGGGGCGCAGGTGCAGGTGGCCGGTGACCTGCTGCCCAACTCCACCGAACGGGCCGTCACCGTCTCAGGGGTGCCGGACACCATCATCCAGTGCGTGAGGCAGATCTGCGCCGTTATCCTGGAG tCGCCTCCAAAGGGGGCCACCATCCCCTACCACCCTGGCCTCTCCCTCGGCACCATCCTGCTCTCTGCCAACCAG ggCTTCTCCATGCAGGGCCAGTACAGTGGGGTCTCTCCCGCCGAG GTGAcgaagctgcagcagctgtcgGGGCACACGCTCCCCTTTGCCTCCCTGGGCCACGCACCCTCCATGGTGCCAG GCCTGGACACcagctcccagagcagctcccaggagTTCCTGGTGCCCAATGAC ctcaTTGGCTGCATCATTGGCCGTCACGGCAGCAAGATCAGCGAGATCCGGCAGATGTCAGGTGCCCACATCAAGATCGGGAACCAGACTGAGGGCTCCAGCGAGAGGCATGTGACCATCACGGGGACCCCCGTCAGCATCACCCTGGCTCAGTACCTCATCACAGCCTG CTTAGAGACGGCCAAATCTACCTCCCAGGCGTCACCAGGCCCTGGCTCCATGGACCTCGGTATGGGCTTCTCCCAGCCCCTCGCCCCAGGCTCTggtgcagcactgcctgccgtcgctccagcccccccagccctgctgggcaCCCCCTACACCATCTCCCTCTCCAACTTCATCGGCCTGAAGCCGGTGTCCTTCCTGGCACTATCCCCATCCTCTGTGGCGGGTCCCAATGGTGGCACTGCCACCTACACGACCAAGATCTCGGCAGCCAATGGCACCAAGAAAGCTGACCGGCAGAAGTTCTCACCCTATTGA
- the LOC119147743 gene encoding poly(rC)-binding protein 4-like isoform X2, giving the protein MPVGYHGAVQASPAGEWHCAAPASVSPLPSHRCFSGCRFSRRVCWCLPPLWRPLCPTGSARPPAMASPDRASGMGGSPEETELSITLTLRMLMHGKEIGSIIGKKGETVKRIREQSSARITISEGSCPERITTITGSTDAVFRAVSMIAFKLEEDLGAGGDGAAGRSPVTLRLVIPASQCGSLIGKAGTKIREIRESTGAQVQVAGDLLPNSTERAVTVSGVPDTIIQCVRQICAVILEGFSMQGQYSGVSPAEVTKLQQLSGHTLPFASLGHAPSMVPGLDTSSQSSSQEFLVPNDLIGCIIGRHGSKISEIRQMSGAHIKIGNQTEGSSERHVTITGTPVSITLAQYLITACLETAKSTSQASPGPGSMDLGMGFSQPLAPGSGAALPAVAPAPPALLGTPYTISLSNFIGLKPVSFLALSPSSVAGPNGGTATYTTKISAANGTKKADRQKFSPY; this is encoded by the exons ATGCCAGTGGGGTACCACGGGGCCGTGCAAGCCTCCCCTGCTGGAGAATGGCACTGTGCTgcccctgcctcagtttccccacttcCCAGCCATAGGTGCTTTTCGGGCTGCAGATTTAGCAGGAGGGTTTGTTGGTGCCTCCCCCCTCTCTGGAGACCACTGTGTCCCACAGGCTCAGCTCGCCCTCCCGCCATGGCATCGCCAGACAGAGCCAGCGGCATGGGCGGCAGCCCTGAGGAGACAGAGCTCAGCATCACACTGACCCTCCGCATGCTCATGCATGGCAAG gagATCGGCAGCATCATTGGCAAG AAAGGAGAGACTGTTAAGAGGATACGAGAGCAG AGCAGTGCGCGCATCACCATCTCGGAGGGGTCCTGCCCTGAGCGCATCACCACCATCACCGGCTCCACTGACGCTGTATTCCGCGCTGTGTCCATGATCGCCTTCAAGCTGGAGGAG GACCTGGGAGCAGGGGGTGATGGGGCAGCAGGCAGATCGCCGGTGACACTGCGCCTCGTCATCCCGGCCAGCCAGTGTGGCTCACTCATCGGCAAGGCAGGAACTAAGATCCGGGAGATCCGGGAG AGCACAGGGGCGCAGGTGCAGGTGGCCGGTGACCTGCTGCCCAACTCCACCGAACGGGCCGTCACCGTCTCAGGGGTGCCGGACACCATCATCCAGTGCGTGAGGCAGATCTGCGCCGTTATCCTGGAG ggCTTCTCCATGCAGGGCCAGTACAGTGGGGTCTCTCCCGCCGAG GTGAcgaagctgcagcagctgtcgGGGCACACGCTCCCCTTTGCCTCCCTGGGCCACGCACCCTCCATGGTGCCAG GCCTGGACACcagctcccagagcagctcccaggagTTCCTGGTGCCCAATGAC ctcaTTGGCTGCATCATTGGCCGTCACGGCAGCAAGATCAGCGAGATCCGGCAGATGTCAGGTGCCCACATCAAGATCGGGAACCAGACTGAGGGCTCCAGCGAGAGGCATGTGACCATCACGGGGACCCCCGTCAGCATCACCCTGGCTCAGTACCTCATCACAGCCTG CTTAGAGACGGCCAAATCTACCTCCCAGGCGTCACCAGGCCCTGGCTCCATGGACCTCGGTATGGGCTTCTCCCAGCCCCTCGCCCCAGGCTCTggtgcagcactgcctgccgtcgctccagcccccccagccctgctgggcaCCCCCTACACCATCTCCCTCTCCAACTTCATCGGCCTGAAGCCGGTGTCCTTCCTGGCACTATCCCCATCCTCTGTGGCGGGTCCCAATGGTGGCACTGCCACCTACACGACCAAGATCTCGGCAGCCAATGGCACCAAGAAAGCTGACCGGCAGAAGTTCTCACCCTATTGA
- the LOC119147743 gene encoding poly(rC)-binding protein 4-like isoform X1: MPVGYHGAVQASPAGEWHCAAPASVSPLPSHRCFSGCRFSRRVCWCLPPLWRPLCPTGSARPPAMASPDRASGMGGSPEETELSITLTLRMLMHGKEIGSIIGKKGETVKRIREQSSARITISEGSCPERITTITGSTDAVFRAVSMIAFKLEEDLGAGGDGAAGRSPVTLRLVIPASQCGSLIGKAGTKIREIRESTGAQVQVAGDLLPNSTERAVTVSGVPDTIIQCVRQICAVILESPPKGATIPYHPGLSLGTILLSANQGFSMQGQYSGVSPAEVTKLQQLSGHTLPFASLGHAPSMVPGLDTSSQSSSQEFLVPNDLIGCIIGRHGSKISEIRQMSGAHIKIGNQTEGSSERHVTITGTPVSITLAQYLITACLETAKSTSQASPGPGSMDLGMGFSQPLAPGSGAALPAVAPAPPALLGTPYTISLSNFIGLKPVSFLALSPSSVAGPNGGTATYTTKISAANGTKKADRQKFSPY; the protein is encoded by the exons ATGCCAGTGGGGTACCACGGGGCCGTGCAAGCCTCCCCTGCTGGAGAATGGCACTGTGCTgcccctgcctcagtttccccacttcCCAGCCATAGGTGCTTTTCGGGCTGCAGATTTAGCAGGAGGGTTTGTTGGTGCCTCCCCCCTCTCTGGAGACCACTGTGTCCCACAGGCTCAGCTCGCCCTCCCGCCATGGCATCGCCAGACAGAGCCAGCGGCATGGGCGGCAGCCCTGAGGAGACAGAGCTCAGCATCACACTGACCCTCCGCATGCTCATGCATGGCAAG gagATCGGCAGCATCATTGGCAAG AAAGGAGAGACTGTTAAGAGGATACGAGAGCAG AGCAGTGCGCGCATCACCATCTCGGAGGGGTCCTGCCCTGAGCGCATCACCACCATCACCGGCTCCACTGACGCTGTATTCCGCGCTGTGTCCATGATCGCCTTCAAGCTGGAGGAG GACCTGGGAGCAGGGGGTGATGGGGCAGCAGGCAGATCGCCGGTGACACTGCGCCTCGTCATCCCGGCCAGCCAGTGTGGCTCACTCATCGGCAAGGCAGGAACTAAGATCCGGGAGATCCGGGAG AGCACAGGGGCGCAGGTGCAGGTGGCCGGTGACCTGCTGCCCAACTCCACCGAACGGGCCGTCACCGTCTCAGGGGTGCCGGACACCATCATCCAGTGCGTGAGGCAGATCTGCGCCGTTATCCTGGAG tCGCCTCCAAAGGGGGCCACCATCCCCTACCACCCTGGCCTCTCCCTCGGCACCATCCTGCTCTCTGCCAACCAG ggCTTCTCCATGCAGGGCCAGTACAGTGGGGTCTCTCCCGCCGAG GTGAcgaagctgcagcagctgtcgGGGCACACGCTCCCCTTTGCCTCCCTGGGCCACGCACCCTCCATGGTGCCAG GCCTGGACACcagctcccagagcagctcccaggagTTCCTGGTGCCCAATGAC ctcaTTGGCTGCATCATTGGCCGTCACGGCAGCAAGATCAGCGAGATCCGGCAGATGTCAGGTGCCCACATCAAGATCGGGAACCAGACTGAGGGCTCCAGCGAGAGGCATGTGACCATCACGGGGACCCCCGTCAGCATCACCCTGGCTCAGTACCTCATCACAGCCTG CTTAGAGACGGCCAAATCTACCTCCCAGGCGTCACCAGGCCCTGGCTCCATGGACCTCGGTATGGGCTTCTCCCAGCCCCTCGCCCCAGGCTCTggtgcagcactgcctgccgtcgctccagcccccccagccctgctgggcaCCCCCTACACCATCTCCCTCTCCAACTTCATCGGCCTGAAGCCGGTGTCCTTCCTGGCACTATCCCCATCCTCTGTGGCGGGTCCCAATGGTGGCACTGCCACCTACACGACCAAGATCTCGGCAGCCAATGGCACCAAGAAAGCTGACCGGCAGAAGTTCTCACCCTATTGA